The Ovis aries strain OAR_USU_Benz2616 breed Rambouillet chromosome 2, ARS-UI_Ramb_v3.0, whole genome shotgun sequence nucleotide sequence atagataaataagtagaTGGATCAGCTTGAGTATCTGCAATGGAGTAGTGCCTGTAGAGTAGATCATGATGTCACTTAATATACCTGAAATCATTTGACAAATTGATTCAATTCAGTGCATGATGACAGCAGAAATGAGTCTTCCACATGGCAGCGCAGGAGGAAGTGTGGTCTGTTGGTCCATGAGAATCATTTCCGTTTTGAACCAGGTGTGTATCAGTCCTTGCTCCTGAATCTCTCCTGCAAGTTTGTTGAGGAAGAGAAGGCTCTCATGACTTCTGCTCTGACAACCTCCCAGGCACAAGGGCTGTGTCCCTTCTCTTGCAGATAGAGAGTGACTCTGTGGAAGTATTTCCTCACAGCCAGGCTGGAGTCCTCCTTGAGCAGGGGAGCCCCTCgcagcccctcctcctgcctgagACATGCTTGCAGGTCAGTGAGCTGCTGATCCAGTGCAGCGCGGAGCTTGTCCAGGAGGATCTCGTCCCACGCGGCGGCCGAGCCCTCTGTGCTGAAGAGCTGGAAGGTGTGCTGGGTCACTTCGTGGAGCACAGAGATGGCTTGAGCCTTCTGCAACTGACTGCCACCCAGCACCTCCTGGGGGAATGCGAAGTCTTTTCTGTCctgcaggcaggaggaaggggagaccCTCCTCAGTTGCCGCAGGAGCGTCAGGACCCTCCTGTTGGCCAGGCTGTGGGTGTGAGGCAGGTGGCAGCCCCGAGAGCAGATGGCGTTgcagctgagcagcagcagggccaggagCAAGGACCAGGCTGCGGCCATCGGGACCTTGCAGATGCTTCAGGCCTGGGGCGGTGGGTGACTCTGTGAACCTGCTCTCTAGGTTCTCTGAAGACCTTCCTTCAGGCCTGGGGCTTAAATAGGAGCCAAtgatttccattttctgaaagttccctcttactttctacttttgtttttccttttcaatttgcaCTCTCCAGTGGGTTAGGGCAGCATTTCGCAAACGTTGTTTTCACTCTTGCCCCCCCTTCCCCTATTGACAGAgtcttctgagatttttttttcctaattaccCCCACCATGAAATTTTGACAACACAGTTATGCTGTGGATCCATCTTCACACTCCATGCATATCTTTATACATAGGAAAAGAAAGTGCAAAACTCCTTGTTGTATTCACCCTAGGGTTAACAATGCCATAAAATGAAAGTTGTACAATAAATGCAAAGCTGTTgagttttatttaactttatgaatGAGTTTGAAGAATGACTTTTAATGGAggatatatacttatataaatagTAATGTACCACATTGAATACTCATatgaaattcatataaaaattataataatacaaCAGTATAGATAgacttaaaaatcttttaaaactcaaaatcatTGAAAATCTTAGattattttcctcttatttatTTTGAGGCACTTTTAACTTTGTTTCATATCAGAAACcaatttttaatttcctgtctGCTGAATATTCATCTCAATTTTATCAGCATTTTTTCTTGTTTAGCTCTTCACATACTTACGGATGTTCTTAACAACTTTGataggaataaataataaaataccatgaTACCAATCCAATGGAGGagagtgaaggggaactaaagagcctcttgatgagggtgaaagaggagactgaaaaagctggcataacaCTCAACATTAAAACACCTAAGCTTCTGACAtctatggcaaataaatgggggaaagagagaaaacagtgacagattttcttttcttggtctccaaaaacACTGTGGACATTGACTgcagctacaaaattaaaagacacttgctccttggaagaaaagctgtgacagaaATAGACAGCGTGTGAAAAAGAGTAAacatcactttgacaacaaacGTCAGTATCGTCAAAGCTGTGGTATTTCCAATAGTCTTGTATGTATGTGAGGCTGAGTGCAGTagaatcaatgctttcaaattatggtgctggagaagactcttgagagccccttggatagcaaggagatcaaaccagtcaagaaatcaaccctgaaaatcattggaaggattgataatgaagctgaagctccaataagtAAGTAaacattagttgctcagtcatgtctcatctttgtgaccccatggaccgtagccagccagttgctcttctgtccatggaattctctaggcaagaatactggagtaggttgccattcccttttccggcgatcttcctgacccagggatcaaacccaagtctcccgcacttgcaggtacattctttaccatctgagctaccagggaagccctgtactttggctatctgatgtacagggccaacttactggaaaagaccctgatgctggggaagattgagggcaggaggaggaaatggttggatggcattatcaactcaatggatatgaatttgatcaaactccaggagatagtgaaggacagggaaccctggtatGCTACAATCCAtcagatcacagagtcagacaggattgagcacAGGATTTAGCAACTCAAAAATAGCAATAAATACCCTTCCCTTGAGGCCTGGACAGCGCACTTCTCCAGGCAGCTGTAGGAGGGCCAAAGAGCTCTTTTTCTCGGGTTCCTTTGGGATGCCCACTTTGGAGAGTTTGCAGGGCTCTACAAAACTCTTTGCAGAGTTTTGGGCTCTACAGACGGTCAGGGCACAGCATCCTAAGTGAGTTTTTTCATACTGATTTACTACTGGGGGAAAAACCTTTTGTTTTCACAGTGCTGAGAGCTGAAGAGAGAGCCTTGTAGCCCTGCCAGTGACAATGTTCTCTGGGAGCTCAGAACCTTGCATTTTCTGAGCCTTCCCTAGAGTTTTGTGCTTTATTTTCCAGGAACGATCCCATTTACTGAGGGACTTCAGGTGGGGAGTCAACGAGTTGGGGTCGATTTTACAGATTCAGGTCACTTCTGGCACCATCCAGCAACAGTTCAGAGACAGGGGAAGCTGGTGGTGATGGGACCTCTGGAAGGTGTCCAGGATGTCCTGGGGGTGTCAGAGCACAGCCACCACCAGCACCAAGGACCAAGGAGGTGTTATTTCCTGTCTTAAGAATATTTATCCCTGtac carries:
- the LOC101105135 gene encoding interferon alpha-H, producing the protein MAAAWSLLLALLLLSCNAICSRGCHLPHTHSLANRRVLTLLRQLRRVSPSSCLQDRKDFAFPQEVLGGSQLQKAQAISVLHEVTQHTFQLFSTEGSAAAWDEILLDKLRAALDQQLTDLQACLRQEEGLRGAPLLKEDSSLAVRKYFHRVTLYLQEKGHSPCAWEVVRAEVMRAFSSSTNLQERFRSKD